From Gallaecimonas pentaromativorans, the proteins below share one genomic window:
- the arsC gene encoding arsenate reductase (glutaredoxin) (This arsenate reductase requires both glutathione and glutaredoxin to convert arsenate to arsenite, after which the efflux transporter formed by ArsA and ArsB can extrude the arsenite from the cell, providing resistance.), which yields MQLYHNPRCSKSRETLALLEQQGQAPELVLYLEKSPDVATLKALLTKLGFSSARQLMRTKEDLYKELGLAEVNDEAALLNAMSEHPKLIERPILVNGDKARIGRPPEQVLEIL from the coding sequence ATGCAGCTTTACCATAACCCCCGTTGTTCCAAGTCCCGCGAAACCCTGGCCCTTTTGGAACAACAAGGCCAGGCCCCTGAGCTGGTGCTCTATCTGGAAAAAAGCCCGGATGTGGCCACCCTCAAGGCACTGCTTACCAAGCTTGGCTTTAGTTCGGCCCGCCAACTGATGCGCACCAAAGAAGATCTTTACAAGGAGCTGGGGCTGGCCGAGGTGAACGACGAAGCGGCGCTGCTTAACGCCATGAGCGAGCACCCCAAACTGATTGAACGGCCGATTTTGGTCAACGGCGACAAGGCGCGCATCGGCCGCCCGCCCGAGCAGGTGCTGGAGATCCTATGA
- a CDS encoding ABC transporter ATP-binding protein, which produces MFGWFERRLDPLPKDEPTIPPRTLVAFCLHYTKGAWPYLGLAALMMALVAVTEVWLFGFMGNIVDWLSGLNRETFLKDEGLKLTLMALVVLVALPAFVGLHSLVNFQTLIGNFPMRIRWMVHRYLLKQSLAFYQDEFAGRVATKMMQTALAVRECVMKLLDVLNYVAVYFLGTLVIVGSADWRLVLPLAMWLLCYLGMLRYFVPKLSKVSAVQADARSLMTGRIVDSYTNIQTVKLFSHGKREADYAEEGMRGFMGTVYAQMRLVTKLNIALYILNALLLFSVAALALWLWLHQAVSIGAVAVALGLVLRLWGMSQWIMWEVSALFENIGTVQDGIGSISVPRLVEDKPDAEPLAVSQGGIRFEDIRFHYGKESGVIEQLNLDIKPGEKVGLIGRSGAGKSTLVNLLLRFYDLEGGRILIDGQDISAVTQDSLRAQIGMVTQDTSLLHRSVRDNILYGRPDASDEMMHQAAKRAEAEAFIGGLTDAAGRTGFEAHVGERGVKLSGGQRQRIAIARVMLKDAPILILDEATSALDSEVEAAIQENLYRLMANKTVIAIAHRLSTIAAMDKLVVMDRGQIVEVGSHEQLLAQGGIYAQLWQRQSGGFLDAGDDGGEKRA; this is translated from the coding sequence ATGTTCGGCTGGTTTGAGCGACGACTGGATCCTTTGCCCAAGGACGAGCCCACCATTCCGCCCCGCACCCTGGTGGCGTTTTGTCTGCATTACACCAAGGGCGCCTGGCCCTACCTGGGCCTGGCGGCGCTGATGATGGCGCTGGTGGCGGTCACCGAAGTGTGGCTGTTTGGCTTTATGGGCAACATTGTTGACTGGTTGTCCGGCCTTAACCGCGAGACCTTCCTAAAAGACGAAGGCCTCAAACTGACCCTGATGGCGCTGGTGGTGCTGGTAGCGTTGCCGGCTTTTGTCGGCCTGCATTCGCTGGTGAACTTCCAAACCCTGATTGGCAACTTCCCGATGCGCATCCGCTGGATGGTGCACCGCTATCTTCTGAAGCAGTCTCTGGCCTTTTATCAAGACGAGTTCGCCGGCCGGGTTGCCACCAAGATGATGCAAACGGCGCTGGCGGTGCGCGAATGCGTGATGAAGCTTCTGGACGTGCTCAATTACGTGGCGGTGTATTTTCTCGGCACCCTGGTGATTGTCGGTAGCGCCGACTGGCGGCTGGTGCTGCCGCTGGCCATGTGGCTGCTTTGTTACCTGGGGATGCTGCGCTATTTCGTGCCCAAGCTCTCCAAGGTGTCGGCGGTGCAGGCCGATGCCCGCTCCTTGATGACCGGGCGCATTGTCGACAGCTACACCAATATCCAGACCGTGAAACTCTTCTCCCACGGCAAGCGCGAGGCCGACTACGCCGAAGAAGGCATGCGCGGCTTTATGGGCACCGTTTACGCCCAGATGCGGCTGGTAACCAAGCTCAACATCGCGCTTTATATCCTCAACGCGCTGCTGCTGTTCTCGGTGGCGGCTCTGGCGCTGTGGCTGTGGCTGCATCAGGCGGTGTCCATCGGTGCGGTGGCGGTGGCCCTTGGCCTGGTGCTGCGGCTGTGGGGCATGTCCCAGTGGATCATGTGGGAAGTGTCGGCGCTTTTTGAAAACATCGGCACGGTGCAAGACGGCATCGGCTCGATTTCGGTGCCAAGGCTGGTGGAAGATAAACCCGACGCCGAGCCGCTGGCAGTAAGCCAGGGTGGCATTCGCTTTGAGGACATCCGTTTTCATTACGGCAAGGAAAGCGGCGTTATCGAGCAGCTCAATCTCGACATCAAGCCTGGCGAAAAGGTGGGACTGATTGGCCGCTCCGGCGCTGGCAAGTCAACGCTGGTGAACCTGCTGCTGCGCTTTTACGACCTTGAAGGCGGGCGCATCCTCATCGACGGCCAGGACATCAGCGCCGTGACCCAAGACAGCCTGCGCGCGCAAATCGGTATGGTCACCCAGGACACCTCCTTGCTGCACCGCTCGGTGCGGGACAACATCCTTTACGGGCGCCCCGACGCCAGCGACGAGATGATGCACCAGGCCGCCAAGCGCGCCGAGGCCGAAGCCTTTATCGGCGGCCTGACCGACGCCGCCGGGCGCACCGGCTTTGAGGCCCATGTAGGGGAGCGGGGGGTGAAGCTCTCCGGTGGCCAGCGCCAGCGTATTGCCATCGCTAGGGTGATGCTCAAGGACGCGCCCATTCTTATTCTGGACGAGGCCACCTCGGCCCTGGACTCGGAAGTGGAAGCGGCTATCCAGGAAAACCTCTACCGGCTGATGGCGAATAAAACCGTGATTGCCATCGCCCATCGCCTGTCTACCATCGCCGCTATGGATAAATTAGTGGTGATGGACAGAGGCCAGATAGTGGAAGTGGGCAGCCATGAACAGCTCCTGGCCCAAGGCGGCATTTATGCCCAGCTCTGGCAGCGCCAGTCCGGCGGCTTTTTGGATGCCGGCGACGATGGTGGTGAAAAGCGGGCTTAA
- a CDS encoding M48 family metalloprotease yields the protein MKHKGIIAALLSVAMVSPLPVAANSDLPQIGTAGLSVLSLEKEELLGELYTYQLRAQAPMVRDPLVTEYIQALGHRLVSHADNVNYPFDFMVLNVNELNAFAYFGGHVAIFTKIITEADDEDELASVMAHEISHVTQRHLARKMEESQKSMPLTIASIVGSILVGIANPELGMAGLQASIAANQQFSINYTRSNEAEADRVGFNTLYHSGFDPMAMADFFQKLVDQYRFVSKPPEFLLDHPLSETRVAQARTRAMQLPKVIRKPSLDFELVKMLLRTQYGDPPDKVKPRLENELKNHEYVFEEAIHYGLGQVALMSDDYQGALDIANKLLKASPHSLYYKSLKVDALIGLDRGEEAARFLAPEAEIRPNSPVVALNLANAWVRADKGSEAIKVLEPYLYIHPDDSLAMDLMIQAQAQVKDVGEREAWQAEKLAYLGAFDRAIGHFNNAYKALGDNVIEQRRIEGRIAQLRAKKARFEALQRR from the coding sequence ATGAAGCATAAAGGAATCATAGCGGCCCTGCTGAGCGTGGCCATGGTCAGCCCCCTGCCGGTGGCGGCCAATAGCGATCTGCCCCAGATAGGTACCGCAGGCCTGTCTGTACTGAGCCTCGAAAAAGAAGAATTGCTCGGAGAACTCTACACCTACCAACTGCGCGCTCAAGCCCCCATGGTGCGTGACCCGCTGGTCACCGAATATATCCAGGCCCTGGGCCACCGGTTGGTGTCTCACGCCGATAACGTCAATTATCCTTTTGATTTCATGGTGCTCAACGTCAACGAGTTGAACGCCTTCGCCTATTTTGGCGGCCACGTGGCCATCTTTACCAAGATCATCACCGAAGCCGACGACGAAGACGAACTGGCCTCGGTGATGGCGCACGAGATCTCTCACGTGACCCAGCGCCATCTGGCCCGCAAGATGGAAGAAAGCCAAAAGAGCATGCCGCTGACCATCGCCAGCATCGTCGGCTCCATCTTGGTGGGCATTGCCAACCCGGAGCTGGGCATGGCCGGTTTGCAGGCCTCCATCGCCGCCAACCAGCAGTTCAGCATCAACTACACCCGCTCCAACGAGGCCGAGGCTGACCGGGTAGGCTTTAATACCCTCTACCATTCGGGGTTCGACCCCATGGCCATGGCCGACTTCTTCCAAAAGCTGGTGGACCAATACCGCTTTGTATCCAAGCCGCCGGAATTCTTGCTCGACCACCCGTTGTCCGAAACCCGGGTAGCCCAGGCCCGTACCCGTGCCATGCAGCTGCCCAAGGTGATCCGCAAACCCTCCCTGGATTTCGAGCTGGTCAAGATGCTGCTGCGCACCCAGTACGGCGATCCGCCGGACAAGGTTAAACCGCGCCTGGAAAACGAGTTAAAGAACCACGAATACGTCTTTGAAGAGGCCATCCACTATGGCCTTGGCCAGGTGGCCCTGATGTCTGACGACTACCAAGGCGCCCTGGATATCGCCAACAAGCTGCTCAAGGCCTCGCCCCACAGCCTCTATTACAAATCGCTCAAGGTCGACGCCCTTATCGGCCTTGACCGCGGGGAAGAAGCGGCCCGCTTTTTGGCCCCCGAGGCCGAGATCCGCCCCAACAGCCCGGTGGTGGCCCTTAACCTTGCCAACGCCTGGGTGCGAGCCGACAAAGGCAGCGAGGCCATCAAGGTGCTGGAGCCTTATCTTTATATTCACCCTGATGATTCCCTGGCTATGGATCTCATGATCCAGGCTCAGGCCCAGGTGAAGGATGTGGGCGAGCGCGAAGCCTGGCAGGCCGAAAAGCTGGCCTATCTTGGCGCCTTTGACCGCGCCATCGGCCATTTCAACAACGCCTACAAGGCGCTGGGCGACAACGTTATCGAGCAGCGGCGCATCGAAGGGCGTATCGCCCAGCTTCGGGCCAAAAAAGCCCGCTTCGAGGCCTTGCAGCGCCGTTAG
- a CDS encoding GNAT family N-acetyltransferase: MSLTLRDYRPADAKALAELFYDSVHRSALGPYTQAQLDAWAPYPIDHVLWQRRLDLLRPLVAEQDGAPVGFMTMEPSGLIGLAFTSTEHQRQGVAQALFDALEAKARRQGIHLLTVDASKLAKPFFLKQGFKVTSENQVQRQGKVLVNWTMEKSLED; encoded by the coding sequence GTGTCACTGACCCTTCGCGATTATCGCCCCGCCGACGCCAAGGCACTGGCCGAGCTCTTTTACGACAGCGTGCACCGCTCGGCCCTTGGCCCCTATACCCAGGCGCAGCTCGACGCCTGGGCTCCCTACCCCATCGACCACGTGCTGTGGCAACGCCGGCTGGATTTATTGCGGCCACTGGTGGCCGAACAAGACGGCGCCCCGGTGGGCTTTATGACCATGGAGCCCTCTGGCCTGATTGGCCTAGCCTTTACCAGCACCGAACACCAACGCCAGGGGGTGGCCCAGGCACTCTTTGACGCTCTTGAAGCCAAGGCTCGCCGCCAAGGCATTCATCTACTGACCGTGGATGCCTCGAAATTGGCCAAACCCTTCTTTTTAAAACAAGGCTTTAAAGTCACCAGCGAAAATCAGGTACAGCGCCAGGGCAAGGTACTGGTGAACTGGACCATGGAAAAATCCTTGGAAGACTGA
- a CDS encoding flavodoxin family protein: MSPVLVLYYSKTGATRQMARLIARGIEEEGVETWLRTVEEGGEDPQIAADELKNASALALGSPTRFGGMAAPMKAFWDSTASDWLAGSLVDKPACVFTSAGSLHGGHESTLLAMMVPLLHHGMMVLGLPYTEPALHHTHTGGTPYGPSHWAEHGAISHDEKALCLAMGRRLARTAKALCA, from the coding sequence ATGAGCCCGGTGCTGGTGCTCTATTACAGTAAAACCGGCGCTACCCGTCAGATGGCACGGCTTATTGCCCGCGGTATCGAAGAAGAAGGGGTAGAAACCTGGCTGCGCACCGTCGAAGAAGGCGGTGAAGACCCGCAAATTGCCGCCGATGAGCTGAAAAACGCCAGCGCCCTAGCCCTTGGCAGCCCCACCCGCTTTGGCGGCATGGCCGCGCCCATGAAGGCCTTTTGGGACAGCACCGCCAGCGACTGGCTGGCTGGCAGCCTGGTGGATAAACCGGCCTGCGTCTTCACCTCCGCTGGCAGCCTGCACGGCGGCCATGAGAGCACCTTGCTGGCGATGATGGTGCCGCTCTTGCACCACGGCATGATGGTGCTGGGCCTGCCCTACACCGAGCCTGCCCTGCATCATACCCACACCGGCGGCACCCCTTATGGCCCCAGCCACTGGGCCGAGCACGGCGCCATCAGCCATGATGAAAAGGCCCTGTGCCTGGCCATGGGCCGGCGCCTGGCCAGAACCGCCAAGGCGCTTTGCGCCTGA
- a CDS encoding AI-2E family transporter, with amino-acid sequence MKSLVLDWFRRRFSDPNAITLFLLLVFGFLAIYLLGNVMAPLLVALVLAYLLEWPVQKLANLKMSRTLATVVVMLLFIGLCLMIMVFLLPTLWTQTSNLVKELPNMLDHVRSFVLELPDRYPSLVQPEQVKTLVDESQKTLITWAQTALGFTVGSLGNVVAILIYLILVPLLMFFLLKDKQSLVGGLQRFMPRNRKLAQQVWHEMNVQIVNYIRGKVLEIIVVGVASYITFAIFGLRYSVLLGLAVGLSVLIPYIGAVVVTIPVALVAAVQWGLDSTFIYLMVAYGVIQALDGNVLVPILFSEAVNLHPIFIILAVLFFGGIWGFWGVFFAIPLATLVKAVLNAWPIPEPEESGAGEAA; translated from the coding sequence TTGAAATCCTTGGTGCTTGACTGGTTCCGTCGCCGCTTTTCAGACCCTAATGCCATCACCCTGTTTTTGCTGTTGGTATTCGGCTTTTTGGCCATCTATTTGCTTGGCAATGTCATGGCGCCGCTGCTGGTGGCGTTGGTGCTGGCCTACCTGCTGGAATGGCCGGTACAAAAACTGGCCAATTTGAAAATGAGCCGCACCCTGGCCACGGTGGTGGTGATGCTGCTTTTTATCGGGCTGTGCCTGATGATCATGGTGTTTTTGCTGCCCACCCTTTGGACCCAAACCTCCAACCTCGTTAAAGAACTGCCCAACATGCTCGACCATGTGCGCAGCTTTGTGCTGGAGCTGCCCGACCGCTACCCAAGCCTGGTGCAGCCCGAGCAGGTGAAAACCCTGGTGGACGAGTCGCAAAAGACGCTCATTACCTGGGCCCAGACTGCCCTTGGTTTTACCGTCGGCTCTCTTGGCAACGTGGTGGCCATTTTGATTTACCTCATCCTGGTGCCGCTGCTGATGTTCTTTTTGCTAAAAGACAAGCAAAGCCTGGTTGGCGGCCTGCAGCGTTTCATGCCCCGCAACCGCAAACTGGCCCAACAGGTGTGGCACGAGATGAACGTGCAGATCGTCAACTACATCCGCGGCAAGGTGCTGGAGATCATCGTGGTGGGGGTGGCCAGTTACATCACCTTTGCCATCTTTGGCCTGCGCTACTCGGTGCTGCTGGGGCTGGCGGTGGGGTTGTCGGTGCTTATCCCTTACATCGGCGCGGTGGTGGTTACCATTCCAGTGGCGCTGGTGGCAGCGGTGCAGTGGGGGCTCGACAGCACCTTTATCTACCTGATGGTGGCCTACGGGGTGATCCAAGCCCTGGACGGCAACGTGCTGGTGCCCATCCTCTTTTCCGAGGCAGTTAACCTGCACCCTATCTTTATCATCCTGGCGGTACTGTTTTTCGGCGGCATTTGGGGTTTTTGGGGGGTGTTTTTCGCCATCCCCCTGGCCACCCTGGTTAAAGCCGTACTCAACGCCTGGCCCATCCCCGAGCCCGAAGAAAGCGGCGCGGGCGAAGCGGCATGA
- the bcp gene encoding thioredoxin-dependent thiol peroxidase produces MNPLNAGDKAPAFSLADQDGNTVSLGDFAGQQLLVYFYPKASTPGCTVQACGLRDTLGELKAKGVAVLGISPDPVKRLKNFEQKQSLNFPLLADEDHQVAEAFGVWGLKKFMGREFDGIHRLSFLIGPDGTVRHRFDKFKTSDHHQVVLDWLAQHG; encoded by the coding sequence ATTAATCCCCTTAACGCCGGCGACAAAGCCCCGGCCTTTTCCCTTGCCGACCAAGACGGCAACACCGTTAGCCTTGGCGACTTTGCCGGCCAGCAGCTGCTGGTGTACTTCTACCCCAAGGCCAGTACCCCCGGCTGCACCGTGCAGGCGTGTGGCCTTCGCGACACCTTGGGCGAGCTCAAGGCCAAGGGCGTCGCGGTGCTGGGCATCAGCCCGGATCCGGTCAAGCGCCTTAAAAACTTTGAGCAAAAGCAGTCTCTTAACTTCCCACTGCTGGCCGACGAAGACCACCAGGTGGCCGAGGCCTTTGGGGTGTGGGGGCTGAAAAAATTCATGGGCCGCGAGTTTGACGGTATCCACCGCCTGAGCTTTTTGATTGGCCCAGACGGCACCGTGCGCCACCGTTTTGATAAGTTCAAAACCAGTGACCACCACCAGGTGGTGCTGGACTGGCTGGCACAGCACGGCTGA
- a CDS encoding DUF2780 domain-containing protein: MKVLAAVALLAASTLPAHAADFGSKLGGLLKSSTSQTQQQGDLISTLVSSLGVTQGQAEGGTGAIMAMAKDKMSSADFGKLSDIIPNMGDLLKAAPDAAAVDSDQQDGGTSSLLGKATSMLGDNYGLEDLNGAFESLGMDSGMVRQFLPTILDYVQSKGGTALMQSLKTALLGG; encoded by the coding sequence ATGAAAGTGCTCGCCGCCGTGGCCCTGTTGGCCGCCTCTACCCTACCCGCCCACGCTGCCGATTTTGGTAGCAAGTTGGGCGGCCTCTTGAAAAGCAGCACCAGCCAAACCCAGCAGCAGGGCGACCTTATCAGCACCCTGGTGTCGTCTCTTGGGGTCACCCAAGGTCAGGCCGAAGGTGGTACCGGCGCCATCATGGCCATGGCCAAAGACAAAATGAGCAGTGCCGACTTTGGCAAGCTCAGCGACATCATCCCCAACATGGGCGATCTCCTTAAAGCTGCCCCCGATGCCGCTGCTGTGGATTCCGACCAGCAAGATGGCGGCACCTCCAGCCTGCTGGGCAAGGCCACCTCCATGCTGGGGGACAACTATGGCCTGGAAGATCTCAACGGCGCCTTTGAATCCCTCGGCATGGACTCGGGCATGGTGCGCCAGTTCCTGCCCACCATCCTCGATTACGTGCAGTCAAAAGGCGGCACCGCCCTGATGCAGAGCCTGAAAACGGCGCTGCTGGGGGGTTAA
- a CDS encoding methyl-accepting chemotaxis protein has protein sequence MRARLEKANALMLWVMGLSFLFSLYLASWYGMWGQALGFGLVLLALAALLRSTLGRHRASGPLMAILQMAMVALQIHLAHGLIEIHFGVFVMLAVLTVYRQIETLLSGAVTIALHHLLFCLLQAEGYPVWLFNHMGNHWFTVTLHAAYVVVETIVLVTVALQSRQEHLQGDLLSETSQAMTGQQGVINLDVDVPPLTGVLKRFRDLISALVSLGRSLVREKEALGQLNQDLVRQSQLIGQQSQASAQALDELAGAVEEMSASANHIAESAEQAQRFVGEAVTQQQQARAATDTAASASVEMRQQIGQTAALLGDVNQASSAISKVLDVITEIADKTNLLALNAAIEAARAGDLGRGFAVVADEVRALAAQTQSSTGEIANFISTLQQKVASSVNAMRECEKKAGLSEEAALNVAERINASQQTLELGSNQITQVASATHQQHQLAQGMAGGASEMRSRQQQIDTAIQALDALTRQISEQEQNMARQLGMLYLPRLSN, from the coding sequence ATGAGAGCCCGGTTGGAAAAGGCCAACGCCCTGATGCTGTGGGTGATGGGGCTAAGTTTCCTGTTCAGCCTCTACCTTGCCAGTTGGTATGGCATGTGGGGCCAGGCGCTGGGCTTTGGGCTGGTATTGTTGGCCCTGGCGGCTTTGCTGCGTTCTACCCTGGGCCGTCACCGCGCCAGCGGCCCTTTGATGGCGATATTGCAGATGGCCATGGTGGCCCTGCAAATCCACTTGGCCCATGGCCTTATCGAGATCCATTTCGGGGTCTTTGTGATGCTGGCCGTTTTGACAGTCTATCGCCAGATAGAAACCCTGCTGAGCGGCGCCGTCACCATCGCCCTTCATCACCTGCTGTTTTGCCTGCTCCAGGCCGAGGGCTACCCGGTGTGGCTGTTCAACCACATGGGCAATCACTGGTTTACCGTGACCCTGCACGCCGCCTACGTGGTGGTGGAAACCATCGTGCTGGTAACAGTGGCTTTGCAATCGCGCCAGGAGCACCTGCAAGGCGACTTGCTGAGCGAAACCAGCCAGGCCATGACCGGCCAGCAAGGGGTGATTAACCTCGACGTGGACGTGCCGCCGCTCACCGGGGTGCTAAAGCGCTTTCGCGACCTCATCAGCGCCCTGGTCAGCCTTGGCCGCTCACTGGTGCGGGAAAAAGAAGCCCTTGGCCAGCTTAACCAAGACCTGGTGCGCCAGAGCCAGCTTATTGGCCAGCAAAGCCAGGCCAGCGCCCAGGCGCTTGACGAACTGGCCGGCGCCGTGGAGGAGATGTCGGCCTCGGCTAACCACATTGCCGAAAGCGCCGAGCAGGCCCAGCGCTTTGTAGGCGAAGCGGTAACCCAGCAGCAACAGGCCAGAGCCGCCACCGACACCGCCGCCTCGGCCAGTGTCGAGATGCGCCAACAAATTGGCCAGACTGCCGCGTTGCTGGGAGACGTTAATCAAGCCAGCAGCGCCATCAGCAAGGTGCTGGACGTAATAACCGAAATCGCCGACAAAACCAATCTGCTGGCCTTGAACGCCGCCATAGAAGCGGCCCGGGCCGGGGATCTGGGCCGCGGCTTTGCGGTGGTGGCCGACGAAGTGCGGGCGCTGGCCGCCCAAACCCAAAGCTCCACCGGGGAAATTGCCAACTTCATCAGCACCTTGCAGCAAAAGGTGGCATCGTCGGTCAATGCCATGCGCGAGTGTGAGAAAAAAGCCGGGCTCAGCGAGGAGGCAGCGCTCAATGTGGCCGAGCGCATCAATGCCAGCCAGCAGACCCTGGAGCTTGGCAGCAATCAAATCACCCAGGTGGCATCAGCCACCCACCAGCAGCACCAACTGGCCCAAGGTATGGCCGGTGGCGCCAGTGAAATGCGCAGCCGCCAGCAGCAAATCGATACCGCCATCCAGGCCCTGGATGCACTGACCCGGCAGATAAGCGAGCAGGAGCAGAACATGGCTCGCCAGCTCGGGATGCTTTATCTCCCCCGCCTTAGCAACTGA
- the ltaE gene encoding low-specificity L-threonine aldolase: MIDFRSDTVTQPSPEMRHAMAQALVGDDVYGDDPTVNALEAFACDKLGFEAALFTSSGTQANLLALMSHCERGEEYICGQQAHNYKYEAGGAAVLGSIQPQPIDNAADGSLPLEAIEAAIKADDFHFARTRLVSLENTIGGKVLSLDYQAQVAALCQARGLKLHLDGARVFNAAVALGVDIKLIAKHYDSMSVCLSKGLGAPIGSLLMGDSAFIAKARRLRKMLGGGMRQAGIIAAAAHIALDKMPERLHFDHDNAQLLAERLRAIPALEVTTTPTNILYARCRRDRAQELKAFLQNRGILINAGAPIRFVTHLGITSQDVETLAAAIADFYRCH, encoded by the coding sequence ATGATCGATTTTCGCAGTGACACCGTAACCCAGCCCAGCCCAGAGATGCGCCATGCCATGGCCCAGGCCTTGGTGGGGGACGATGTGTACGGCGACGACCCCACCGTCAACGCCCTGGAAGCCTTTGCCTGCGACAAGTTGGGCTTTGAGGCGGCGCTATTTACCAGCTCCGGCACCCAGGCCAACCTGCTGGCGCTGATGAGCCATTGCGAGCGCGGCGAGGAATACATCTGCGGCCAGCAGGCCCACAACTACAAATACGAAGCCGGCGGCGCGGCGGTGCTGGGCAGTATCCAGCCCCAGCCCATCGACAACGCCGCCGACGGCTCCCTGCCTCTTGAGGCCATTGAAGCGGCCATCAAGGCCGACGACTTCCACTTCGCTCGTACCCGGCTGGTGTCGCTGGAAAACACCATCGGCGGCAAGGTGCTGAGCCTTGATTACCAAGCCCAGGTAGCCGCCCTTTGCCAAGCACGCGGCCTGAAACTGCACCTCGATGGCGCCCGGGTCTTTAACGCCGCCGTCGCCCTTGGGGTGGATATCAAGCTCATCGCCAAACACTACGACTCCATGAGTGTGTGCCTGTCCAAAGGCCTGGGGGCGCCTATCGGTTCGCTGCTGATGGGCGACAGCGCCTTTATTGCCAAAGCCCGGCGCCTTCGCAAGATGCTGGGCGGCGGCATGCGCCAGGCCGGCATCATTGCCGCCGCGGCCCATATCGCGCTGGATAAAATGCCCGAGCGCCTGCATTTTGACCACGACAACGCCCAACTGCTGGCCGAACGACTAAGGGCCATCCCGGCCCTTGAGGTCACCACCACCCCCACCAACATCCTTTATGCCCGCTGCCGCCGCGACCGGGCCCAAGAGTTAAAAGCCTTCTTGCAAAACCGCGGCATTCTCATCAACGCCGGCGCCCCCATCCGCTTTGTGACCCATCTGGGGATCACCAGCCAGGATGTGGAAACCCTGGCCGCCGCCATCGCGGATTTCTACCGGTGTCACTGA